In Planctomycetia bacterium, the genomic window GAGCTCGTGCTCGACGCCGGGATGTCGGCCGACGAAGTTTTCGCGGCCGCCGAAGCGGAACTCGTTCGGGTGCGCAACGACATGTACGTCGTCGCGCGGCAGCTTTGGAGTAAGCACTTTCCCAGGCAGCCGCTCCCGCCCGACGATACAGCTGGACGCGCGAAAACCATTCGAGAGGTGCTGCGCAAAGTTGGAGAGAATCACGGCCCGCCGGAGCGGCTCATCGCCGATGCTCGCGCGACCGTCGGTCGGATCAAGACCTTCATCCAAGAACGCGACATCTTGCGTTTGCCGGAGCCAGACCGCTGCCTGATCTTGGAGATGCCGGAGTTTCGCCGCGGCAACTCGGCCGCCTATCTTGATCCGGCCCTGCCGCTCGATCCGCTCGGCTCCAGCACCTACGCGGTCAGCCCACCGCCGGCCGATTGGAGCGCCGCCCGACTCCGGAGCTTCCTCGAGGAATACAACCAGCACATGCTGCAAATCCTCACGATTCACGAGGCCTATCCGGGCCATTACGTGCAGCTGGAATATGCCAACCGGCACAAGTCGCTGATTCGCCGTGCGCTTGGCTCGGGGGTGTTCGCCGAAGGGTGGGCCGTCTACACGGAGCAGATGATGCTCGACCAAGGCTACGGCGACGGCGATCTCGAGCTCCGCCTGAACCAGTTCAAGTTCTTCCTCCGCACTGTGGCCAATGCGATCCTCGATCACAAAATACACTGCACCGACCTAAGCGACGAAGCCGCCCTCCGCTTCCTCATGGACGATGCCTTCCAGTCCGAAGGGGAAGCCCGGCTCAAGATCATTCGCGCCAAGCAAAGCTCAGTGCAACTGAGCACCTACTTCGTCGGTCGGACGGCGTTCTACAATCTGCGGCAAGAAATCCAGCGAGAACTCGGTGAGAAGTTCGACCTCGGCCGCTACCACGAAGCGGTGCTCGCGCACGGCTCCGTGCCGGTGAAGTATTTGCCGGAGTTGGTTCGACGGAGGCTGGCGGAGTCCCGGTGAGAGCCATTCGTGCGTCGCTGCGCAACAACGGACAAGTCACATCGCCTTAAATCTCGATCGCGACTCGGGCACACTGCGTGCCGAGAGAGCCCGGCAGTCGCGCTGCTACCCCGGACGTATATCATGCGAGAAGGGACAAGTCATCAATATGGTTCGTGACCGGCAATCGACGGGCTCCTGTCCCGAATGCAACGGCGGTACCGTGACCTGCCTTCACAACCATTTTGCGACGGACGCGCGTACGATCCACTCCTGGGAGCATCGCTGCTCCGATTGCGGCTATCGCGTAACGCAGGCTTTTCGCACCGACGATCCGGAGTTCGATCCGACGATCGATCCCACGGTCTGTCCCTTCTGCGGCCGACAGGTCGCCGTCGGCTGGGCGACGCCGTAGACGCCGGTCGGCCGCAAGGCGCAGATCGGGTACTTCATCCCCCAGCCGTAGCTGTGCACGAATTGTTCGAGCGACGCTTTATGGGCACCGTAATGACTTGTCGGCGTCGTCGGATGCGTCTCGTCGAGCGGACGGTCGCCGAGAATCTTTTCATGTACGGCGCACGTCGAGATGAACACGAACCGCTCGACGCCGGTTCTGCGAGCCGCTTCGATGAGTTGGAGCGTCCCTAAGACGTTCTTCTCCGCGAATGTGAAAATGTCTCCTTCGCCTCCTCGAAAGCCGCCGCCGGGATGATGCAGCGCGGCATGCACGACGGCGTCACAACCGGCCACGAGTTCTGCGGCTTGGGCCTTATTTCCTAAGCCTCCTTCGATCCATTCGATTTTCGGCCCAACGTCGTCCAGGCCGTCTCGATCACTCTCCGGTCGGTACCAGCAACGGCAAGTATGCCCTGCGGCAACCAAGTGCCGCACGATGTAGCGGCCGACGAAGCCCGTGGTGCCGGTGACGGCAATTTTCATATCCGGATCCTTTCCTTGTCCTTTTCCCACCGCCGGCGTCAGCGCCGACGACTACCTTGGAAACATTCTATGCCACTAGCTCAGAGTCTAACGGAATACATCCGCGCTTGCTTCACCGGCATCTGGATCGAAAGTCACGAACATCAAGACGCATTGGCCGAGATCGCCGGTCTCTGCCGTCGTGAGAGTTGGCGACTGGCGACTTGGGACATCGACCGCGGACTCGACGTCGGCGGCAACGAACCGACGAACAGCTCGGGACAAGATCCGCTGTCGGCGATTCGAGCGCTGAGCTCGCTGGCGTCGGCCGACGGCACGGCGATCTTGGTGCTGCAGATTTTTCATCGGTTCTTGCAGTCGGCCGAAATCTTGCAAGCCCTCGCCCGACA contains:
- a CDS encoding NAD(P)-dependent oxidoreductase, with product MKIAVTGTTGFVGRYIVRHLVAAGHTCRCWYRPESDRDGLDDVGPKIEWIEGGLGNKAQAAELVAGCDAVVHAALHHPGGGFRGGEGDIFTFAEKNVLGTLQLIEAARRTGVERFVFISTCAVHEKILGDRPLDETHPTTPTSHYGAHKASLEQFVHSYGWGMKYPICALRPTGVYGVAQPTATCRPQKGQTVGSIVGSNSGSSVRKACVTR
- a CDS encoding DUF885 domain-containing protein — translated: MNRLLFLIALSAIVFMTTPTQAAEADQKLEAFFRDYLEEVFQLRPLDATQLGDHRFDSLLDDISPEARAGWLALDKRRLAALPKEVAFEVLSADGKVSYGILRDELARSIWLAENTRRFEEDPRVYGGYISDCVFSLLTQSTLPKDTNITNAVARMAHIPGITATAKTTITSPPPSVLETAVLQNRGAIHFYEQELFTLVGDTPQLAALKKAAEPVVVALRAHQQFLETEVRPRATGQWRLGKEKFSRKLELVLDAGMSADEVFAAAEAELVRVRNDMYVVARQLWSKHFPRQPLPPDDTAGRAKTIREVLRKVGENHGPPERLIADARATVGRIKTFIQERDILRLPEPDRCLILEMPEFRRGNSAAYLDPALPLDPLGSSTYAVSPPPADWSAARLRSFLEEYNQHMLQILTIHEAYPGHYVQLEYANRHKSLIRRALGSGVFAEGWAVYTEQMMLDQGYGDGDLELRLNQFKFFLRTVANAILDHKIHCTDLSDEAALRFLMDDAFQSEGEARLKIIRAKQSSVQLSTYFVGRTAFYNLRQEIQRELGEKFDLGRYHEAVLAHGSVPVKYLPELVRRRLAESR